The Gambusia affinis linkage group LG05, SWU_Gaff_1.0, whole genome shotgun sequence region GTAACAATGGGTAAggttaatattttgttgtttcaggcAAAGCAAAAGGAGAAGGGTGGGTATTGTCATGTTCAACTCCAGTTGAAATCACCCTACATCACACTGAAACCTAATAAAATCATTACCAGCCCGGCGGCTCGCTGCCTAAAATGGCCTAAATTAGCATATAGGATAACACTGGAGAGCACTGTGACACCGATCAGTAGCCACAGGGGAAAtcaacaataaataagaaagagGTCAAACCTGAAACCATGTTGATGGAACAGAAATGTGAGGGCAAGCCAAAGTTTCCCCAGACAACCCGCATGTTATTGGTTGCCCTGACAACAACACATCCAGCTAAGAGGCGCAGCGTTCCTCCTTACCTCACTCCTCGGATTTTAGTTGCTGGGAAAGTCCACTGGTGTAAGCCTTTCTGCAGAATCAAttataaaaagggaaaatatggGGGGAATAATAAGCTGGTTGGCTGATGCAGCATGTTGCAAACCAGTTTTGTATTTGCTTGAAGGcataaatggaagaaaaagatCTGTGTGGAATACATGGCATGagaaaagtcatattttccCTCATGTATTTGCTCGATAGGCACACACCCATGCACTGCACTAATGTCAACATTCAAGCCAACATTAATCAGCTAAATAACTTCAGTAATAAAAGCAGCACTGCATATCTTATATTGTATTCTGACGtatgaacaaacagaaagacatATGGAGAAGCTCCAACCTTCAAAGGTGTGACGTGTTTCAGTTGAACAGTGCGACTCTCGTCCTCTTCGCTCACACTCACAATAGACGGCTGGAAAACTTTACTGGGCTCCAGAATGAGCACCTGACacacaaattcaaattcagtCAATATTCAATAATACTATGTTTATAGCTTTGAGATCATGATAAaatctgctgtttatttattggatTCAAACTCCTGGGAGTTTACCAGTCCTGATGTTTTTCcattcagtttcttcttctacttctaCAATGTTTGTGCATTATCAACCActcaaatatcaaaaatatttagttatttcatGCTCAACATTAATGACTATGAACTTTGCTATTAAACTACACTtttgtaaacagtttttaaatcatgtagATTTCAATGAGATAATCGTTCAAATCATTCAACATCTTCTTCTCTCTAGTGCTTCTTtgcttttcctttattttcacCAAGTGAAGTCATTGAAACTTTAAATGggctaataataaataattcaacttcttaatatttttgcctttttttaaataaaattccagTTTAAAATTGCtaaaagttttggttttatacTCCTGTTTTCCACTTAAAGCTATAGCATGATCCAATCTACTGCCAGGCTTAACTCTTCGAATtcagttttgaaaacaaaatcttcctaCTTTCATACCTTTTACTTATCAATAAATCACACGTCTGTCTCACAACTGTGCTTTAAAGAATTTGAATTGCATGTCTCAGACATAAGGGGATCTTTTTATTGAGGTGGATGAGATTTTCATTAGCTAATATGCTTacagtatgattttttttttactaacgGTAGCACAAAAACCACTGTCGTTACAGGTAGCTACAACTAGCTCacatacttttttctttgtaaagacATTTAACCCTGTAGAATTTCAGTTTTACTGCATTTCTCTTGCGTGTTCACTGCTGACTATTTAGGTCCAAAGCTACTTTCAGCAGACTGAATTGGCTGGCTTGGTTATATCGCAGCTTTCAGTGGTTTTCTGCTCAAGTTTCATCTTATACTATCTATCCCTCCCTCTCATCTACTGTAATTCTTCAGTGTGttgttctgaaaatgtttgctccTCTAACATTTCTGAGAATTAGCAGTCCTTAGCAAGCATTTCCACATCAGATGAGCTTTCTCCAACATATCATCTTACCAATTCACAGTGGATTTTTGGAGGAAATGCAATTTGTTTTAGGCTTATTTGATAAGATTAGGATCTGAAGAGACGTGGATGTCAGTTAAAATCCAGAGGGAatcaattgttttcttttttaacttttccagacttttccagttaaaactttaagataaataatttttttttgttttttttttttttggggggggggggggggggcagcaTAATCTTACatagaaatatttatgtaaactaAATTAGTAAAGAAAATATCTTACATCAATGATAATGATAAATGGTGTAATACTTTTTGGCACATCTGTAGTTAATATATTTACAATCCCCTTTTGTCAACATAATACCTACTGGCATTGCGGTCAGTGTTCGAGTGATCTTTGTCCATCCCTTTTACATAATCTCTAAACTATTAGAGTCCTAAGCTCTTATCTCTTAAGCTATGTGATTTAGGTCTAGGAACTGACATGcccaaaggaaaattttaattttgtgaaccatttctatgtttttttgaCCATATATTCTGAATCACTGTCTTGATAAAAGATCAATTTTAGTTGTTTTCGATAATGGCCATCCATTTTTcaattgctaaatattttagagaTGTTTTCTCAACACTAAGTGTTTCGGAACCCTAAGAATAAAGTTTCCACGTTACCTCATCATCTCTTCTCACACTCCTCACTGCACACCTCAGAAGATGTCCAATTTTTCTCcacatatttgtatttcattcCACACTGATGCCACCTCaagtttttttaacaaaacttttaCGCTTGTTCTATTCTAGCCAAAGCATTCATGTTCTAGTTAAAGTGCCAGTATCGTCAATAcctgctgggggaaaaaaaatataactttccTTTTTTAAGTTACAGTTTTAGTAACTAAACAACAAAGATGTAAGGaatatctaaatttaaaatcatttatcttgttattacagaaatgtaaaagatgTCATTAGATGTAGTGTCAAAAATACTTCTTAACATGCAActcttttaaatctgaaaaacattgtactacaacagttttttaaattgaaacaaaTATGTGTGGTTTTTGTATTGCAACAAAAggtgaataaaatgttttctaaaagatttttacacatctttgaGAGGTATGCCAGTAAGTGTAGAGGTGTTTGTATTCTCTTACTGGGCAGTGATTTGTCAAGACAGTGGGTTTACAGGATTGAAGGAGCAGCTCCATCCAGAAGTCCATCATATCCTGTTTGGGAGACCGCACCTCAGGAGGCTTGGCAAACTGGCGGTACAGAATGTATGTCTCCATAATAGATGCCAAAAACCTAAAGGAAATGCATAACAATAATTAGTCCACATAGAgttacaatttaaatatttgcttaatgcttttgaaacaaaacaaaaaaaaaaaaaaacgagctCAAGAATTTGTGCTTAATTCTCACCAAACAGGAGCCTTGAGTCTGTAGAGCTTTTCAGAAGCTTCTATGACTTTCCTGAACTCTTTAGCGAGGATGTTTGCTCCAAGGTAGAATCCTACATCCCAGTATTCTGTCATCTTCTCCAAACTGCCCTTTCTGCCGAGCATCGTGCTGATGGTAACACCTAAATGTTTTTACGTAGAAACTTTAGGTCACTTATCATactatattttcattaaaaaaaacttcagaaattcCTTAAAACAATCTTAAGAATGAGTAGATTTGCACCTATTTTGCGCAGTTCAATGGAGGTCTCAAATTCATGTCCAGCTGCCATCAGAAGGACCACACTGTTTATCCCCGAGTGGAAGGTTGGCTCTGCTTCGAAAGCTTTCCCATACCTAGggatgaattaaatatttttaataaagtcagaCTGGGAGTACATATtttactggaaaacatttaataattcaaacactGAACTGCATCTAATTTGGATTTCTTACACATGGATctcaaaaagttacaaatttgaTACATCAGATATACACCGAGTGAAATTTCAAGtggtttttttagcttttttttttcttaaaatatttaattttagtttgaatACAATAATCTAATAACTGAATTTTCTCAAtaactgaattttgggttttcatcagCCAAATTTATACAATGAAATATGTTACTTTCTCTTGTAGTGATTCTTTATATTAACcgagttaaattttttatgcttattttaATATCCTGAGAAGCACCAGTTCATGGCCAGATCCAAAAACGCACAAACTGGATATACCAATAACAGGCCTGGTCTCTGCTGGATACGTCAGTGAAGCCCGAGCTCATGAATGTGTCTTTGTAGATCCGTCCACACAAGCAGTAGACGTCTGATGCCACTTTGTCCCCCGACTCCACAATGGACAAGATTAATTTCAGAGCCTTTGCTCGATCGCCGGGATGATTCCTCCTAAAAATGGGATAAAGGGATTATATTTGCAGCCTGGCAGCTTTGACTAAGTCCTATAGAGgactgaatgcaaaaaaaaaaaaaaacaaaagccatgTGCAAAGAATACAACAAAACACATGGCTGAAACCAGAGAGGaggttattacaaatgtttaaattacacaaacaGGTGGGTACCTGTTCAGAGCAAAGATGTAATGAAACTTGATATTCTGATGCCTTGCTGCCTGACACATCGGCAGGTTGTTCAGAGTCTCCACCAGTTTGATCATGGCACCATAGTCCTaaagaaaagtaacaaaagtaGGAACAAAAATTaaggagaaaatgtgttttttgtctcAATTGCATAGGAAATTTAGACACTATGTGCTCAGAACCTGTAAACCATTTCATAataagccttttttttattatttaagaaaaatggttttatgATCAGTTAAATCTCAATATTTAATTCACACATCTTTTTACAAGACATGGTGACCTTCCTTTGTTATTATTACAGAATGGTTTTATCAATTAAAATggttgaacaaaataaaaccactttaatttgttcagataCTAAAACTAGACCAAACTCATAAAGTGATCACCTCAGCATCTCTGTAGGACAACAACAAGTTCATGACTATATCCGGCGTGAGCAGATCTACACTATCCAGGCGACTCTGGATGCGACTCAGCTCCTCGCTCAATGCTTTTCCACTGAATCGCTCCCGTGCCAAGCGGATCTCTTGCCTCAGCGACTCCCGGAAGTACTCACTGTTAGCAAAGACACAAAGGAAAGTAGGTACCGTTCCACTATTTCACAATCTTCAATAAACCAAAACAGGTGAAATTTGAAGTttggaaaattgtgtttttgcagggaGTTCATACACTGTACACCCAAATTGTATTCTACATATACTATTACTaatcttttcattattttgcaaaaaaggcGGGATCATTactaaacaaaatgtgaattgtAAACTACTCAAAGTGTCTATTTGCTGTATAATTTTGGGAGGGATTTGTCAGTGAACAATGGACAGGTGAGCCAGTAGCTGGCAGTAATACACATTTGAATCGTTTgccaacacaaagaagaataCCAGTGAGCCTAATGCATGTTTCATCTAACAGTTGGCTGCATGGGTTCCCTATTGATCATATTAATGTGATGAAGTGGGGAAATCAGGGTCAGTATGTTGATGTGACAGTTTAGCAACATATGGTAAGGTGCAAATTTCATTCAGTTATCATACAGATTAATGATTACTGATAAACACAAGTAAGAATTACTGACAAACATAAGTAACAAACACTGATAATCATAACAATTACTGACATATATGATTGATGGTTGAGCTAATTACTCATAAACAGTTTTGAAACCTATACTTCTTTAGTAATTCATTATCTTGGAAATAATACTTTATGTAAATAGAGCttgatttgtttggtttttaattttgcaaaacctAGACATCCAAATGCAGTCACTTAACCATACGTGACTAGTAATGATTACTGATTTGGGTTGACAGTACATGCAGGGACATGATAAAACAAGCAATTGGAGAACTGTGACGTTTAACTGACCTGGACTGAATGTGCACATTGTTCAACAGGTGCACCAGCCTCTCCACCAACGGGGTTAGAAGGGGCTCCAGCTGCAAACTGGGCTGCATCAGCTCCTTGATGCAGGTCATCATGGAGGCATCACAGGCAAAGACTTTGCCCTGAGGTGACACCACGTACGGGATGAAGGTGTAACTCCCACACTGTTcctaaacaaacagaacagacATCAGTAAGCACTGTGAGCAGCACTCGTGGCTTTGGGCAAAAGTTTCATGCATGTGCATGCTTGATGGCATTTAATTGGAACGTTTATGACAAAATAATCCCAAGTCTGAATAAAAAGAAgccttttagaaataaactgaaacaccCAAATATGAGATTATGCTGCGAAATAATGGACTTAACAATTTTATACAACCCAAATTTCTTGACCATAGTGtctctgttttatattttacaatagCTCCATCTGAGATGTTAGAATTTCATTGAAAAGCTCATCTAGTTCAatcattcaattcaaaaactgaAGCTCATATGTATTACTGAAACTTCTAAATTCAGCTTTCTATGAAATACAGAATTCTACCATAGACCAATAAGACAAAGATTTTATGTGCAGAAAAGTCTTGCAGCTACATAGACATAGTAAAGAATATTTGACAGTTCACAGTACTCTTTTCAAGTATATAAAAggacaattattttaaataaattagaaaactaTAAActcatgaaatattttactcaaaataaatatgtatgattttaaaaatgtatgatttctttctggtttaaattacttgaaaataaatacacttaCTGCAACGCAAACGTACACACCTACAACACATCTAGAAAATGTGTCATGAAAGCGGCTTGCCCGACCCGCCGCTTTCATAAGAGATAATGGACATAATTGGATTTTGGACCTTCCACAAATAATGGCCAAGTAAATAATCATCATAACAATAGGGTTTTCGCAAGCACACTGCGTGTACTTGCCTGCATTCCATTAAAATCCAATCGTCATGAACTCTACAAAGTTTCTTTGACGTGCCTTGTTTGACAGTCAGCCAGCAATTTTGCAATCAGCATGCTCCAGTTAAAGTTTTACCCGGATTTCAAACCATTACATACACGTGTTACCTTCAGAGCCTGCAGATCACTGTCCTGCTTGTAACAATACAGGATAATGTTATTAGTCATGCTGAAGCTCTCTCTCACTCCCAGGTGGTAGAAAAGAGAAGGCTGGCAGAAAGAGTCGCTCATCTCCACGACAGCTACATCTGCAGAGAGATGAACAGGCAGGTTGAGTTTAACTGATGGGCATAATAACATATATTCCCTTCCAGTCTGCGTGCCTGCACTTGCCTGCATTGTAGAAACTATCCAGGATGTCTGTGGTTCCCACTAAAATTTTACCAAATGAAATTGTTCTGAAAGAGGCGTGCGCATCTGCGCAGGCTTCCTTCAAACACTTCAGCGACAGGTTCTCCTCTGTCTGCGGCACAGTCGCGTCCTCGCTGACAATATAAGCCACGCACACTGCTCTGGTCCGACTGCGCGGGGATACGAGCTGCTTGCCCGACCCGCCGTTGCTGGCTGTTAGCTCCAGCACCGAAGAGTCCTGCCACAAACTTCCCGCGGACACCCACACGGGATCCTTCCTCCTCCCGTCACGCAGGCTCATCCGCCTGCGCTCCGTCGTGTACATTTTCCAGCCGAATGTGCCTGAAAGTTAGTGCATGTTCAGATTTTGGGAGTTTTGTGGTGGAAAAGTGAAGACACTGTTTCTTGTTCCTGTAAATTCCCAGGTGTGCCACAGCCGCCTCCGCTCGTCCCACATCCCGTCAAGCACTCCTGGTGCTTCCCACCACAGGATCCGCCCTTCTACCCCGGCCTCCTCCCCTACTCctgagaccaaaactgaaccGGGCACTCAGAGGCAACGACTTGAGTGGATTTGCTACTCGAAGCTGGTACCTGAAATTAAGAAAGCTACTTACGCACAAACAATCCCGGGGCCGCATGTGGAAAGAGTGAGCAAAGTGCGTAGGTTTGAAGAATTTGTGGCCCCTTTTGCGACGCCTAGTGTCTATACGAGGAAACTGCCGTGATGTGAAAACaattataaacatttatgaCACATCATGAACAAGTAATCTATCCACATTACATGAATGgacattaaaatatgttcaaaattGGACAGAAATACAATGATGTCctttaatacttttttgttgttaatcagtaaaagtgtgatttatttataattttttatttgtcagaaaatattttttattcagtcagtcTACAACTTATGTTACTGCAATATTTCTAAAGCATTGGTCGGAAggaactgattaaaaaaaacaacaaaaaaaacattttgtgttgacAGTCTTAATTTGTGAATATGTAAGGCATTAGGAGCAAATCCACAGGTTTTCAAACTAAAGGGCTTTATATGaccactttaaaatatttactctgtTACCCTTAAGCAGCTTCACTTATGCACTAATTTGGTCACATATCCTTTCAAAAGGCCCATATTTTCCTAAGCTctaattttctggaaaatatcTTGGATGTTGCTTCACCATATTTCATCataatgttctttcctcatGACGCCATTTGTTTCCCAGTATATCCCAGCCTCCATTTTACTCAGTGATCACAGCTGATGTAATCACATCACCTGATGTGATTTGATCAGAAGCATACAAATCCATGACAGGATCAGTTGGCTTTTACTTAATTGTTAAAAGGCAATGAAAGCTCAGAATATGTATAGTTCTATTTCTCTCCCTTGTTAAATATTTGACAGGAATgtagagaataaaaataaatcaccacaAAACAATTGTGCAATCtaaatttttagcttttatttacaGTACAAAAATTAACACTTACTATAAATGCatctgaactgaaaaaaaaaagaaatggcaaGTCTTTGAATACACATTGCAGTGGTGCAAAAATGCACAAGTCAAATATTTTCCCTGTGCTTGCTCTACAAAAAATTtcgaaagaaaaataaatctaatctgtagttcaatgtttattttgtcaataagaaatctttatttaagGATCCAGGGATCACGCCGCAGTAATGTTATGTACCCTGACATTACATGAGATCAGAAAGATCAATCATGCATCATACAAACCTGAGAAAAGGAGGTCTACTTTGAGACAACTGTGGCAGATTCAAGCAAGACTTCAATACTTACAGAAAATATACAACAATTCCACTCACTTTTGGGACATTAATTCCTGCATTTTACCAGTTTGCAAGTCCATTTTCAGCAGACACCTCtgcaattttaacaattttagtGATCTTGCCTGAATATATGCGGACATTCGAGTATGTGGGAATAATTTACTCATCAATTCCCTcgtcatcttcctcttcctgcttcaCATCCACCTCGCTCGTGTCTGAGAACTCGTGCAGCAGCACATACTCGCGGCTGCTGAAGCCAAACTTGAGAACATCTTTTTCTTTGAGCTCATAGTATCGCTGGGACTCGATCCGCTGATTGTTCAGGTAGGTGCCGTTCCCAGAACCAAGGTCAATAATGTAAGGCCTTACCCTGCGGCCAGTGGTGCCGTCAGCTCGAGTATACTCTACCAATctgcaaaacacagaacagTGTACCATTTACATTCATCATTAAAGTTAAACAGatcagagcagaggaagaaaaaatatgacaaaaaaatcttaagaaaacaaaaaataacagttgCTGACAGGTATTCTTCCCACCTGTACTGGAATACCGCATGTTGCTTGGAGCAGGACGGGTGGTCAATGGGGATATCAGCGATTCTTCTCTGGCGCCCCAATAGATAGGCACTCTGTCTGTGGATGTACATGACAGGAAGGGGGTCATCATTCTTAAAGGGGTACAATCTCCATCTGCGCTTTGGGATGCGAGCCTCGGGCGGCTCGTTGTACTTGATCACCACGCCCCGGAATGTGTTGGTATCTTCTGTGAGCGCGCCTGACAGTTCAAAGTTGGGCTTTTCTTTCTCAGCCGGAGGCGGTCTTGAGTCGTCACTCCCTCCATCAGAGGTTCCAAAATTATGTTCCTCGCCTTCTTCCTCATGCCGTTGACGGTTTTCCCTGCGTCGGTCATCATGCTGCCGACGCTCCTCTTGCTGAGAAGCCAGAGCTGTTCGTTCGCGATTCCTGTCTCTGTTGCGTTCTCTGTCCCGCGGCCTGTCTGATTCCCTCCTGCTCTGTCTATCCTCTGATTGCTCATTCCTTCTTCTCCGCTCATCACCACTTCCTCTTGGTCCTTCCTTTTCCTGTGGGATTTAAAAAGGAAGCATTCATAAAGCAAATATGATTGGTTGTGACATATTATCATCACCATATTGAAGAATTAAAGTGTGGTCATAATGTGTTATGGGATCTAACACAGTTTActatctttttattaaaatacagatacatgtaatgtaatttaattacattactataactaatgtaataaataaaacacagtctTGCAACACTAATTATTTAAACAACTTGTGACACCTTTACTCAAAGTTTGACTCAATAATTACAGGTGACATTCaggaaattatatatatatatattccatatTTGAATGTACCTGTCATTTGCATTTATCATTCATATATGTTGTGGCAATGCCTTGTGAAGGTATTCATACGTCTAACACATTTTCATATTATGTCTCATTGCAACAACAATATTCAATGGgttattaatgttttctaacaagcATCAGAGGCCCTCATAGAATAGCTTGTTTATATTGACATATCACAGAGGTGGACTCCATTTACTAATCCTACAAATTCCACTGATTAGAATGAATTTTATTGGGaggtttcattttaaatggggGTGAATACTTATACCTGCCACGtctttcagctttttaattGCAAGACTTTTAAATAccttaaatccttttttttctcttcattaatGCATcac contains the following coding sequences:
- the snip1 gene encoding smad nuclear-interacting protein 1, which gives rise to MTKEKRHRRRESPTRETEVKIKQEKLSPTRPQRSRRSRSRSAGTSSPPRRRASRSPGKARQRSPDRRETSPVGTSNRSPRNRRSRSPHRGSDAKVKREKEGPRGSGDERRRRNEQSEDRQSRRESDRPRDRERNRDRNRERTALASQQEERRQHDDRRRENRQRHEEEGEEHNFGTSDGGSDDSRPPPAEKEKPNFELSGALTEDTNTFRGVVIKYNEPPEARIPKRRWRLYPFKNDDPLPVMYIHRQSAYLLGRQRRIADIPIDHPSCSKQHAVFQYRLVEYTRADGTTGRRVRPYIIDLGSGNGTYLNNQRIESQRYYELKEKDVLKFGFSSREYVLLHEFSDTSEVDVKQEEEDDEGIDE